In Populus alba chromosome 1, ASM523922v2, whole genome shotgun sequence, a single window of DNA contains:
- the LOC118032736 gene encoding E3 ubiquitin-protein ligase SIRP1 — protein MEEAIAARYWCHMCSQMVNPVMEVEIKCPFCQSGFIEEMSSNTGDNQVPDSEFGSDRALSLWAPILLGMMGNSRRRRRLRRMEYEEGEDDNDDGEANLGRETEFEHEIESFIRRRRRSRRSSATILQLLQGIRAGILASESENSEGDRDGERVRDSDRERVILINPFNQNIIVQGSYDSNNDENQNQNPIGSFGDYFIGPGLDLLLQHLADNDPNRYGTLPAQKEAVEALPTVIIKEPLQCSVCLDDFEIGSKAREMPCKHKFHSGCILPWLELHSSCPVCRHQLPAEESKLDSERARNSSDRREFEDTNSESNISHGISVEEGNSEERSGNGRSFSFPWPFNSLFSSSSGSQSGGNHPSSAASSSPANAPGSSSQTDEN, from the coding sequence TTTTGCCAAAGTGGGTTCATTGAAGAAATGAGTAGTAACACAGGGGATAATCAGGTTCCTGATTCTGAATTTGGATCTGATCGTGCCCTCTCACTTTGGGCTCCAATCTTGCTTGGCATGATGGGAAATTCTCGTCGCCGTAGAAGGCTTAGAAGGATGGAGTATGAAGAAGGTGAGGATGACAATGATGATGGTGAAGCAAACCTTGGAAGAGAGACTGAGTTTGAGCATGAAATTGAATCATTCataaggaggaggaggaggagcagaAGAAGTTCAGCTACAATACTGCAATTACTTCAAGGAATTCGTGCTGGAATTTTGGCATCTGAATCTGAGAACTCAGAAGGAGATAGGGATGGGGAGAGGGTCAGGGACAGCGACAGAGAGCGTGTCATTTTGATCAAtccttttaatcaaaatattattgttcaGGGTTCTTATGATTCAAACAATGATGAAAACCAGAATCAAAATCCAATCGGGTCATTCGGTGATTATTTCATTGGACCTGGCTTGGATTTGTTATTGCAGCACTTGGCAGATAATGATCCCAATAGATATGGAACTCTGCCAGCTCAAAAGGAAGCCGTTGAAGCATTGCCTACTGTGATCATCAAGGAGCCTTTGCAGTGTTCAGTGTGCTTGGATGATTTTGAGATTGGCTCCAAGGCAAGGGAAATGCCATGTAAGCACAAGTTTCATAGTGGCTGTATATTGCCATGGCTGGAGCTTCATAGTTCCTGTCCAGTTTGCAGGCATCAGTTGCCTGCTGAAGAGTCCAAGCTTGATTCTGAGAGAGCTAGAAATAGCAGTGATCGGAGGGAGTTTGAGGATACTAACAGTGAAAGTAATATTAGTCATGGAATTAGTGTTGAAGAGGGAAACAGTGAAGAAAGAAGTGGAAATGGGAGAAGTTTTTCCTTTCCATGGCCTTTCAATagcttgttttcttcttcatcggGTTCACAATCTGGTGGAAACCATCCATCCTCAGCAGCATCATCCTCTCCAGCGAATGCACCTGGAAGCTCTTCTCAAACAGATGagaattga